In a genomic window of Dehalococcoidia bacterium:
- a CDS encoding response regulator transcription factor — translation MASTAPAPAATILVVEDEATLRESLRYTLTRQGYRVLTAADGPSALETARSQHPDLVILDLILPGMDGFEVCRILRRESTVPILILTARDEEVDRVLGLELGADDYVTKPFSMRELVARVKALLRRASMAQQMPPRRLESGDLVLDLEGRKATKGGQPLPLKPKEFDLLAYLMAHKGKAFSREHLLTEVWGYDYTGESRTVDVHIRWLREKIEKDPANPVRIITLRGVGYRFEG, via the coding sequence ATGGCGTCCACAGCCCCCGCCCCAGCAGCCACCATCCTTGTGGTGGAGGACGAGGCCACCCTGCGGGAGAGCCTGCGCTATACCCTTACCCGCCAGGGCTACCGCGTCCTGACCGCCGCCGACGGCCCCTCGGCCCTGGAGACCGCCCGCTCCCAGCACCCCGACCTGGTCATCCTAGACCTCATACTGCCGGGGATGGATGGCTTTGAGGTGTGTCGCATCCTCCGGCGGGAGTCGACCGTCCCCATCCTCATCCTCACGGCGCGGGATGAGGAGGTGGACCGGGTGCTGGGCCTGGAACTGGGGGCCGATGATTATGTCACCAAGCCTTTCAGCATGCGGGAACTGGTGGCGCGGGTGAAGGCCCTTCTGCGACGGGCGAGCATGGCCCAGCAGATGCCTCCCCGTCGCCTGGAGAGCGGAGACTTGGTGCTGGACCTGGAGGGGCGCAAGGCGACGAAGGGGGGCCAACCCCTCCCCCTGAAGCCCAAGGAGTTTGACCTGCTGGCGTATCTGATGGCCCACAAGGGGAAGGCCTTCTCCCGCGAACACCTGCTCACGGAGGTGTGGGGCTACGACTACACGGGGGAGAGCCGCACGGTGGATGTGCACATCCGCTGGCTGCGGGAGAAGATCGAGAAGGACCCCGCCAACCCCGTGCGCATTATCACCCTACGGGGCGTGGGCTACCGCTTTGAAGGGTAG
- a CDS encoding ROK family protein yields MDAVAAVDLGGTRIRLALVSRQGDILGRVVLPTLPDQGPYAAMHRLADALLRLVHETGVRPRGVGIASAGPIHHPEGTLTHPPNLPGWDGFALAPAVERSVGLPAWADNDANLAALGEHAYGIARGWHTFAFIIWGTGIGGGLVLEGKLVRGAHGWGGEVGHIVVDPFGPPCGCGGYGCVEALAAGPAIARTARARFVPYAFPILARLVGGDAQAITPEVLEDADLQGERPAGAFLIEASVWLGQALASLANTLDVQGIVVGGGVSRSLHRVLPSLRRVVHRHLIGGLKGKVPLLPSVLGDDAGLLGAARLAWEHLGEGAL; encoded by the coding sequence ATGGACGCCGTCGCCGCCGTAGACCTGGGGGGCACCCGGATCCGCCTCGCCCTGGTCAGCCGCCAGGGGGATATCCTTGGGCGGGTGGTGCTCCCCACCCTCCCCGACCAGGGCCCCTACGCCGCTATGCACCGCTTGGCCGACGCCCTCCTGCGCCTAGTGCACGAAACAGGGGTGCGCCCGCGGGGTGTGGGGATCGCCTCGGCCGGCCCCATCCACCACCCCGAGGGGACATTGACCCATCCCCCTAACCTGCCCGGCTGGGACGGCTTCGCCCTGGCCCCCGCTGTGGAGCGCAGCGTGGGCCTGCCCGCCTGGGCCGACAACGACGCCAACCTGGCCGCCCTGGGGGAGCACGCCTACGGCATCGCCAGAGGGTGGCACACCTTCGCCTTTATCATCTGGGGAACGGGTATCGGTGGGGGGCTGGTGCTGGAGGGGAAACTGGTGCGGGGGGCGCATGGCTGGGGCGGGGAAGTGGGGCATATCGTCGTAGACCCCTTCGGCCCCCCGTGTGGCTGTGGGGGCTACGGCTGTGTGGAGGCCCTGGCCGCTGGCCCCGCCATCGCCCGCACCGCCCGCGCCCGCTTCGTCCCGTATGCCTTCCCTATCCTGGCCCGCCTCGTCGGAGGGGATGCCCAAGCCATCACGCCCGAGGTTCTAGAGGACGCCGACTTGCAAGGGGAACGCCCCGCCGGCGCCTTCTTGATAGAGGCGTCCGTGTGGCTGGGGCAAGCCCTGGCCAGCCTGGCCAACACCCTAGATGTGCAGGGTATCGTTGTGGGCGGGGGTGTATCCCGCTCCCTGCACCGTGTCCTGCCCTCCTTGCGTAGGGTTGTGCATCGGCACCTCATCGGGGGGCTGAAGGGGAAAGTGCCCCTCCTTCCCTCGGTGCTGGGGGACGACGCCGGCCTTTTGGGGGCGGCGCGCCTGGCATGGGAGCACCTGGGGGAGGGGGCGCTATAA
- a CDS encoding thiamine pyrophosphate-binding protein: MPTLTGADALVHTLQRHKVEVLFALPGVQIMPAFDALARLPGIRLITTRHEQATTYMADGYARTSGKVGVALVVPGPGVLNASAGLGTAYACSSPVVLLAGQIESWGLGKEKGLLHEIREQLDILRPLTKWCARALKPQEVPGLVAEAIRQAQSGRPRPTAVEIPPDVLVATAPMHIPEPAPPALPHPDPQAVRRAAALLKGAKQVAIWAGGGAVRSPCARDLLEVARILQAPILLTPEGKGAVPEEHPLCAGANYYGFGPAQWVVPQCDVLLGVGTRFLLPTFRRWAPKPPQRLVQIDADPQEIGRNYPAEVGIVADARLGLQALVAELGDARPDRQGEAIAQQARQRALYEVREAAPLQVRILEALRSALADDAILVAGVTNVAYWANLAYPARLPNTYLTSSYFATLGYAFPTSLGAKVAHPTRQVVSINGDGGFLYNAQELATAVKERLPVVAMVFADGAFGASKNDQRTRYGGRYLGTDLYNPDFVRLAESYGAVGIRARPEEVGQALQTALKATRPVVIEVPIPTLPPPFQMDR; this comes from the coding sequence ATGCCCACCCTCACCGGCGCCGACGCCCTGGTGCACACCCTCCAGCGTCATAAGGTAGAGGTGCTGTTCGCCTTGCCGGGCGTGCAGATTATGCCCGCCTTTGACGCCCTGGCCCGTCTGCCCGGCATCCGCCTCATCACCACCCGCCACGAGCAGGCCACCACCTATATGGCCGACGGCTACGCCCGCACCAGTGGGAAGGTGGGGGTGGCTCTGGTGGTGCCGGGGCCGGGGGTGCTCAACGCCTCGGCCGGCCTGGGCACCGCCTACGCCTGCTCCTCCCCTGTGGTCCTGCTGGCGGGGCAGATTGAGTCCTGGGGCCTGGGGAAGGAGAAGGGCCTCCTGCACGAGATACGGGAGCAGTTGGATATCCTGCGCCCCCTGACCAAGTGGTGCGCCCGTGCCCTGAAGCCCCAGGAGGTGCCGGGTCTGGTGGCCGAGGCCATCCGCCAAGCCCAAAGCGGACGCCCCCGCCCCACCGCGGTGGAAATCCCCCCCGATGTGCTGGTTGCCACCGCCCCCATGCACATCCCCGAGCCCGCCCCCCCGGCGCTTCCCCACCCCGACCCCCAAGCGGTGCGCCGTGCCGCCGCCCTCTTGAAAGGGGCCAAGCAGGTGGCTATCTGGGCGGGGGGCGGAGCGGTGCGCTCCCCCTGCGCCCGCGACCTGCTGGAGGTGGCCCGCATCCTGCAGGCCCCCATCCTGCTCACCCCCGAGGGGAAAGGGGCCGTGCCCGAGGAGCATCCCCTGTGCGCCGGCGCCAACTACTACGGCTTCGGCCCCGCCCAATGGGTGGTGCCCCAGTGCGATGTGCTCCTGGGGGTGGGGACGCGCTTCCTCCTCCCCACCTTCCGCCGGTGGGCACCCAAGCCCCCCCAGCGCCTGGTGCAGATAGACGCCGACCCCCAGGAAATCGGGCGCAACTACCCCGCCGAGGTGGGCATCGTGGCGGATGCACGCCTGGGCTTGCAGGCCCTTGTGGCCGAGTTGGGGGATGCCCGCCCCGACCGCCAGGGGGAGGCCATCGCCCAGCAGGCCCGCCAGCGCGCCCTCTACGAGGTGCGGGAGGCCGCCCCCCTTCAGGTGCGCATCCTGGAGGCCCTCCGCTCCGCCCTGGCTGACGACGCCATCCTGGTGGCGGGGGTTACCAATGTGGCCTACTGGGCCAACCTGGCCTATCCCGCCCGCCTTCCCAACACCTACCTCACCTCCTCCTACTTCGCCACCCTGGGCTACGCCTTCCCTACCAGCCTGGGGGCCAAGGTGGCCCACCCCACCCGCCAGGTGGTGAGCATCAACGGGGATGGGGGGTTCCTCTACAACGCCCAGGAACTGGCCACAGCGGTGAAGGAGCGCCTGCCAGTGGTAGCCATGGTGTTCGCCGACGGGGCCTTCGGCGCCTCCAAGAACGACCAACGCACCCGCTACGGAGGGCGCTACCTGGGCACCGACCTATATAACCCCGATTTCGTGCGCCTGGCGGAGTCCTACGGGGCGGTGGGCATCCGCGCCCGTCCCGAGGAGGTGGGGCAAGCCCTTCAGACCGCCCTGAAGGCCACCCGCCCCGTGGTCATAGAGGTGCCCATCCCCACCCTTCCACCCCCCTTCCAGATGGACCGCTAG
- a CDS encoding sigma-70 family RNA polymerase sigma factor, with product MDEQEAIRLCQQGDREAFRTLVERYQDILLGTALLMTGDPALAEDLVQEAFLAAWQGMGGFDTRRPLKPWLVRILVNKALNTLRRRGQPAVPLDAATTHSALADPTEVALRRERHHALREALATLPSEHRQALLLRYYTDLTVPEIAHALGWREGTVKSRLHRALAHLREVLGPRLGEEGTKA from the coding sequence GTGGACGAGCAGGAGGCTATCCGCCTCTGCCAGCAGGGCGATCGAGAGGCGTTCCGCACCCTCGTGGAGCGCTACCAGGATATCCTGTTGGGCACCGCTTTGCTGATGACCGGCGACCCCGCCCTGGCCGAGGACCTGGTGCAGGAGGCCTTCCTGGCGGCGTGGCAGGGGATGGGAGGCTTTGACACCCGCCGCCCCCTGAAGCCCTGGCTGGTGCGCATCCTGGTCAACAAGGCTCTGAACACCCTGCGCCGCCGTGGCCAGCCGGCGGTGCCCCTGGACGCGGCGACCACCCACAGCGCCCTCGCCGACCCCACCGAGGTGGCCCTTCGGCGGGAGCGCCACCACGCCCTGCGGGAGGCCTTGGCCACCCTGCCGTCCGAGCACCGCCAGGCCCTCCTGCTCCGCTACTATACCGACCTCACGGTGCCCGAGATAGCCCACGCATTGGGCTGGCGGGAGGGCACTGTGAAATCTCGTCTGCATCGGGCGTTGGCACACCTGCGGGAGGTGCTGGGCCCACGCCTGGGAGAGGAGGGGACAAAGGCATGA
- a CDS encoding DUF4349 domain-containing protein yields MTQQQQPLDEVERAVRDFFHRAVAGRRAPANLWARLAPRLEPRLAPSHAQVAQRPRLGWLAPAVAGVVLVVVGASLAWLVLSAPWREGVPATPSALPADVGGMKPLPPGAILPEVATPAPALAPERKGAEGVPSSPAPTGVLETAQRQVILTASMSLEVSSVERAVAEARAIAEGLGGFVQQLSLTGGKDNPQATLTLRVPQEQVFTALERLRGLGTLLAQSLGSQDVTEQVIDLDARLRALQREEQSLLALLGRAHSVGDILAIERELSRIRGEIERLQGQLQALRRRVELATITLTLTSPRRDVGTPPSASLGVAVSRVAPTVEQVKALVVARRGVVEGVFLVVQDGQERAEMSLRVFRQDFSSLLTALEGLGQVRHKEVREGAPPKNGLTPQEPDAPIVLSLVEREEWWTPGRRWAVGLGAGGMLVVGLGVLALRLRRRRAL; encoded by the coding sequence ATGACACAGCAACAGCAACCCCTGGACGAGGTGGAGCGGGCGGTGCGGGACTTTTTCCACCGTGCTGTGGCGGGGCGGCGCGCCCCTGCGAACCTGTGGGCACGCCTGGCCCCCCGCCTGGAGCCCCGTCTGGCCCCCTCACACGCGCAGGTAGCCCAGCGCCCACGCCTGGGATGGCTGGCACCCGCCGTCGCCGGCGTCGTGCTTGTGGTGGTGGGAGCCTCTCTGGCGTGGCTCGTCCTCTCCGCCCCCTGGAGGGAGGGGGTGCCAGCCACCCCATCTGCCCTACCCGCCGATGTGGGGGGGATGAAGCCCCTGCCCCCTGGGGCAATCCTCCCCGAGGTAGCCACTCCTGCCCCCGCCCTGGCCCCCGAGCGAAAGGGGGCCGAGGGGGTGCCCTCTTCTCCCGCCCCCACCGGCGTTTTGGAAACGGCCCAGCGCCAGGTCATCCTGACCGCTTCCATGAGCTTGGAGGTGTCCTCGGTGGAGCGGGCGGTGGCCGAGGCGCGGGCGATTGCCGAGGGGCTGGGGGGCTTTGTGCAGCAGTTGTCCCTCACAGGGGGGAAGGACAACCCCCAGGCCACTCTGACCCTGCGGGTGCCCCAGGAGCAGGTGTTCACGGCCTTGGAGCGCCTGCGGGGGTTGGGCACCCTGCTGGCCCAAAGCCTGGGGAGCCAGGATGTAACCGAGCAGGTGATTGACCTGGACGCCCGCCTGCGGGCCCTGCAGCGGGAGGAGCAGAGCCTGCTGGCCCTGCTGGGGCGCGCCCACAGCGTTGGAGACATCCTGGCCATTGAGCGGGAACTCTCCCGCATCCGGGGGGAGATTGAGCGCCTGCAAGGCCAACTGCAAGCCCTGCGGCGGCGGGTGGAGTTGGCCACCATCACCCTCACCCTGACCTCCCCGCGGCGGGATGTGGGCACACCCCCCTCGGCCTCCCTGGGAGTGGCCGTGTCTCGGGTCGCCCCCACGGTGGAGCAGGTGAAGGCCCTGGTCGTCGCCCGCAGGGGCGTGGTGGAGGGGGTGTTCCTGGTGGTGCAGGACGGCCAGGAGCGGGCGGAGATGTCCCTGCGGGTGTTCCGCCAGGACTTTTCCAGCCTCCTCACGGCCCTGGAGGGGTTGGGACAGGTGCGCCATAAGGAGGTGCGGGAGGGTGCACCCCCCAAGAACGGCCTCACCCCCCAGGAGCCCGATGCCCCCATCGTCCTCTCCCTGGTGGAGCGGGAGGAATGGTGGACGCCGGGGCGCAGGTGGGCAGTGGGCCTAGGGGCGGGGGGTATGTTGGTGGTGGGGTTGGGGGTGCTGGCCTTACGCCTGCGGCGCAGGCGCGCACTCTAG
- the obgE gene encoding GTPase ObgE, which yields MLDVVEITVVGGTGGDGCVSFRRERYVPRGGPDGGDGGNGGDVWLVADASLATLASYAYGKVYRGEDGEHGRGKTQRGKDGTPLVLPVPVGTVVFRQVQGRWRQEADLAVPGARYLAAYGGRGGRGNRWWVSPTNQEPLLAEAGEPGEQVRLRLEVKLLADVGIIGKPNAGKSTLIARVSHARPKIAPYPFTTLQPVLGAVSWKGREFIAMEVPGLIRGAHAGAGLGTEFLRHAERARLLVHLVDGSGSDPLQDWQEVEEEVRLYGKGLADKPRLVAVNKMDLPEAQAQKEKIALAFAQVGHTPLFLSAATGEGVDALLDRLVADLERLPPPVPPAGEPPPVFQRPRPRERRRIVREGSVWRLEWERAERIASLLVKQKRLSWKEKAQLRVELERMGAGQALAHAGVQPGDTVLVDGLELEW from the coding sequence ATGCTGGATGTTGTAGAGATTACTGTGGTCGGGGGTACAGGCGGAGACGGATGCGTGAGCTTCCGCCGTGAGCGCTATGTTCCCAGGGGCGGGCCGGACGGTGGGGATGGAGGGAATGGGGGAGATGTGTGGCTGGTGGCGGATGCCTCGCTGGCCACGCTGGCGTCTTACGCATATGGGAAGGTTTACCGGGGGGAGGATGGGGAACATGGGCGGGGGAAGACCCAGCGGGGGAAAGATGGGACGCCCCTTGTGCTCCCGGTGCCGGTGGGCACGGTGGTGTTCCGCCAGGTGCAGGGGCGGTGGAGACAGGAGGCTGACCTGGCTGTGCCGGGTGCACGCTATCTGGCTGCGTACGGGGGGAGGGGGGGACGGGGCAACCGCTGGTGGGTGTCGCCCACCAACCAGGAGCCCCTGTTGGCCGAGGCAGGGGAACCGGGGGAGCAGGTGCGCCTGCGCCTGGAGGTGAAACTGCTGGCCGATGTGGGGATCATCGGCAAGCCCAACGCCGGCAAGTCCACTCTTATCGCCCGTGTCTCTCACGCCCGCCCCAAGATCGCCCCTTACCCCTTCACCACCTTGCAGCCGGTGTTGGGTGCTGTGTCCTGGAAGGGGCGGGAGTTTATCGCCATGGAGGTGCCGGGCCTTATCCGGGGAGCCCACGCCGGCGCCGGCCTGGGCACGGAGTTTTTGCGCCACGCCGAACGGGCGCGCCTGCTGGTGCACCTGGTGGACGGCTCTGGCTCCGACCCCCTCCAGGACTGGCAGGAGGTGGAGGAGGAGGTGCGCCTGTATGGCAAGGGGTTGGCGGACAAACCCCGCCTGGTGGCTGTCAACAAGATGGACCTTCCCGAGGCCCAGGCCCAGAAGGAAAAGATCGCCCTGGCCTTTGCCCAGGTGGGCCATACCCCTCTTTTCCTGTCGGCGGCCACGGGAGAAGGGGTGGACGCCCTGCTGGACCGCCTGGTGGCTGACCTGGAGCGGCTTCCTCCGCCGGTGCCCCCTGCGGGAGAGCCCCCCCCTGTGTTCCAGCGTCCGCGCCCCCGCGAGCGGCGGCGGATCGTTCGCGAGGGGTCGGTGTGGAGGCTGGAGTGGGAACGGGCGGAGCGCATCGCTTCCCTCTTGGTGAAGCAGAAGCGCCTCTCCTGGAAAGAGAAGGCCCAGCTACGGGTGGAGCTGGAGCGCATGGGGGCGGGGCAGGCGTTAGCCCATGCGGGCGTCCAGCCCGGGGACACGGTTCTGGTGGATGGCCTGGAACTGGAATGGTAG
- a CDS encoding alkaline phosphatase family protein: MPPLFVLCIDGLDIAYLDASPTPTLDALKRAAAHPGDDAYFRMGRGMLPSVTNVNMTSILTGLYPRGHGIVSNFWLDGGAEVYMEDASYLLAPTLLRRVAQRGGRSALLVAKQKLRTLLDDGATFATSAEQPAPWAVEGAGPPPAIYTAEVNLWLFDAALALLRREALDLCVIITTDYPMHAWPPEDARAIAYIQGLDRNIGALLEAFPSATLLLTADHGMNAKTVGVDLGKLLARGNIPCRVLPIIKDRYVVHHQNLGGAAYIYLENPADRERALEALRECPHVEMALPREEAAQRFRLHPQRIGDILVLADREAVFGPLHKEVERVAVRSHGSLHETFVPLLAHNARGFRAQENRQLGEWVAQRLGL; the protein is encoded by the coding sequence GTGCCCCCCCTCTTTGTGCTCTGCATCGATGGCCTGGACATCGCCTACTTGGATGCCAGTCCCACCCCCACCTTGGACGCCCTCAAGCGCGCCGCCGCCCATCCGGGTGATGACGCCTACTTTCGCATGGGCCGGGGCATGCTCCCCTCCGTGACCAATGTGAACATGACCTCCATCCTCACGGGGCTTTACCCCCGAGGGCACGGCATCGTCTCCAACTTCTGGCTGGACGGGGGCGCCGAGGTCTACATGGAGGATGCCTCCTACCTGCTGGCACCCACGCTCCTGCGTCGTGTGGCCCAGAGGGGCGGCCGCAGTGCCCTGCTGGTGGCCAAGCAGAAGCTGCGCACCCTGCTGGACGACGGGGCCACCTTCGCCACCTCCGCCGAGCAACCCGCCCCGTGGGCGGTGGAGGGGGCCGGCCCGCCCCCCGCCATTTACACCGCCGAGGTGAACCTGTGGCTGTTTGACGCCGCCCTGGCCCTCCTGCGCCGGGAGGCGCTAGACCTGTGCGTCATCATCACCACCGATTACCCCATGCACGCCTGGCCCCCAGAGGATGCCCGCGCCATCGCCTACATTCAGGGGCTTGACCGCAACATCGGGGCCCTGCTGGAGGCCTTCCCGTCGGCCACCCTTCTGCTCACCGCTGACCACGGCATGAACGCCAAGACGGTGGGGGTAGACCTGGGCAAACTGCTGGCGCGTGGGAACATCCCCTGCCGGGTTTTACCCATCATCAAAGACCGCTATGTGGTGCACCATCAGAACCTGGGGGGTGCCGCCTATATTTACCTGGAGAACCCCGCCGACCGGGAGCGGGCTCTGGAGGCCCTGCGGGAGTGCCCCCATGTGGAGATGGCCCTCCCCCGGGAGGAGGCGGCCCAGCGCTTCCGCCTCCATCCCCAGCGCATCGGGGATATCCTGGTTCTGGCGGACCGGGAGGCGGTGTTCGGCCCCTTGCACAAGGAGGTGGAGAGGGTGGCGGTGCGCTCCCACGGCTCCCTGCACGAGACCTTCGTGCCCCTTTTGGCCCATAATGCCCGCGGTTTCCGCGCCCAGGAGAACCGCCAGCTAGGGGAGTGGGTGGCCCAGCGGTTGGGGCTGTAG
- a CDS encoding thioredoxin family protein, which yields MARLAYQVAQESAQVTADVVEVLEFPYLAERYHVHGVPKTIINETVSLEGAVPEPRFIDALLRAVHGG from the coding sequence ATGGCCAGGCTGGCCTACCAAGTCGCCCAGGAGAGCGCCCAGGTGACCGCCGATGTGGTGGAGGTGCTGGAGTTCCCCTACCTGGCGGAGCGCTACCATGTGCACGGGGTGCCCAAGACCATCATCAACGAGACCGTAAGTCTAGAGGGGGCGGTGCCCGAGCCCCGTTTCATCGATGCCCTGCTGCGCGCCGTGCACGGGGGGTAG
- a CDS encoding transketolase family protein, producing the protein MSRWTLASTREAYGKALVDLGREDSRIVVLGADLNKSTQTVHFAKAFPERFFDLGAAEANMMSIAAGLAASGKIPFCSTFTVFGVCRAYDQLRISIAQPALNVKVVCSHAGIITGEDGMSAHGIEDLALMLALPTFTVVAPCDAPETMAAVRAIAQHPGPCYMRVYRPATPVVHTNGCSFTLGKAEHLRPGRDATIIACGSMVPWALEAAATLATQGVDCRVLNMHTLRPLDTEAIVQSARQTGALVTAEEHLVYGGLGALVAQTLARTYPVPLEMVALTGYAESGAPQDLLEKYGLAPRYIVDAVHRVLRRKG; encoded by the coding sequence ATGAGCCGGTGGACTTTGGCCTCCACGCGCGAAGCCTACGGTAAGGCCCTGGTGGACCTGGGTCGGGAGGATTCCCGTATCGTGGTGCTGGGGGCCGACCTGAACAAGTCTACCCAGACCGTTCACTTCGCCAAGGCCTTCCCCGAGCGCTTCTTTGACCTCGGGGCTGCCGAGGCCAATATGATGAGCATCGCCGCTGGCCTGGCCGCCAGTGGCAAAATCCCCTTCTGCTCCACCTTCACCGTGTTCGGTGTGTGCCGTGCCTATGACCAACTGCGCATCAGCATTGCCCAGCCCGCCCTGAATGTGAAGGTGGTGTGCTCCCACGCCGGCATCATCACCGGCGAGGACGGCATGTCCGCCCATGGGATTGAGGACCTGGCCCTGATGTTGGCTTTGCCCACCTTCACCGTGGTGGCTCCCTGCGATGCCCCCGAAACGATGGCCGCCGTGCGCGCCATCGCCCAACACCCCGGGCCGTGCTATATGCGGGTCTATCGGCCCGCTACGCCCGTGGTGCACACCAACGGATGCTCCTTCACTTTGGGGAAGGCCGAACACCTGCGCCCCGGCCGGGACGCCACCATTATCGCCTGCGGGAGCATGGTGCCCTGGGCCCTGGAGGCCGCCGCAACCTTGGCCACCCAGGGGGTGGATTGCCGTGTGCTCAATATGCACACCCTGCGCCCCCTGGATACCGAAGCCATCGTCCAATCTGCCCGCCAGACAGGGGCCCTCGTTACCGCCGAGGAGCACCTAGTCTACGGCGGGCTGGGGGCGCTGGTGGCCCAAACCCTGGCGCGCACCTACCCCGTGCCCCTGGAGATGGTGGCCCTCACCGGCTATGCTGAGTCGGGAGCGCCCCAGGATCTGCTGGAGAAGTATGGCCTCGCCCCCCGCTACATCGTGGATGCGGTGCACCGTGTCCTGCGCCGAAAGGGATAG
- a CDS encoding transketolase has product MTEAASRVASAWPQATPASLVPPNGRPSISHLQRIARLIRRDIVQMTARAGSGHPGGSLSAVEILVALYFGVMRHDPANPSWPDRDRFILSKAHACPVLYAVLARCGYFPVEELATFRRINSRLQGHAHIMTPGVEFSGGSLGQGLSFGLGCALAGRLDGRSFRVYVLLGDGECDEGQVWEAGMAAAHYKVDTLTAILDRNRIQNDRFTAEAMELEPLADKWRAFGWAVREVDGHDFSALMDALEWARHVQGRPSILIAHTVKGKGVSFMENNPDFHGRAPTPQELARALAELEDPA; this is encoded by the coding sequence ATGACGGAAGCGGCCAGCCGCGTCGCCTCTGCCTGGCCTCAGGCAACGCCAGCATCCCTTGTCCCCCCCAACGGTCGCCCCAGCATCTCCCATCTCCAGCGCATCGCACGCCTTATCCGGCGGGATATCGTCCAGATGACCGCCCGCGCCGGCAGTGGCCACCCCGGTGGCTCGCTGTCGGCTGTGGAGATTCTTGTGGCCCTCTACTTCGGGGTGATGCGCCACGACCCCGCCAACCCCTCCTGGCCCGATCGGGACCGCTTCATCCTCAGCAAGGCCCACGCCTGCCCCGTGCTCTATGCGGTGCTGGCGCGGTGTGGCTATTTCCCTGTGGAGGAACTGGCTACCTTTCGCCGCATCAACAGCCGCCTGCAAGGCCACGCCCACATCATGACCCCCGGGGTGGAGTTTTCGGGAGGGTCGTTGGGACAAGGCCTCTCCTTTGGCCTGGGGTGCGCCCTGGCGGGACGCCTGGACGGGCGCTCCTTCCGCGTCTATGTGCTCCTGGGCGACGGGGAGTGCGACGAGGGGCAGGTGTGGGAGGCAGGTATGGCAGCCGCCCACTATAAGGTGGACACCCTCACCGCCATCCTAGACCGCAACCGCATCCAAAACGACCGCTTCACTGCAGAGGCCATGGAACTGGAGCCCCTGGCCGATAAGTGGCGGGCCTTTGGCTGGGCGGTGCGCGAGGTGGATGGGCACGACTTTTCGGCCCTTATGGACGCTCTGGAGTGGGCACGCCATGTGCAGGGGCGCCCCAGCATCCTCATCGCCCACACCGTCAAGGGTAAAGGGGTGAGTTTCATGGAGAACAACCCCGACTTCCACGGGCGCGCTCCCACCCCGCAGGAACTGGCCCGCGCTTTGGCTGAACTGGAGGACCCCGCATGA
- the raiA gene encoding ribosome-associated translation inhibitor RaiA: MDIRVQTRNITLSPAMQTYLDKKIGRLERLLNGLRVLSALLEVTYEDTRQADRRYRAEITLDLNGRVLRAEERAGTLEAAVDAAVDTIDRRVSAHRAFVHRGEVGGKAGRGPEAVPPPAPPPPSIAQPLPLDLPTGKRLVRIKRFPMKPMSVEEAALQMEALGHQFFLFQNLDTGRWSVLYRRENGDYGLIEAEPA; encoded by the coding sequence ATGGACATTCGCGTGCAGACCCGTAACATCACCCTCTCCCCGGCCATGCAGACCTACCTGGACAAGAAAATAGGCCGTTTAGAGCGTTTGCTGAACGGCTTGCGTGTCCTCTCCGCCCTGCTGGAGGTAACCTACGAAGATACCCGCCAGGCCGACCGCCGCTATCGGGCGGAGATTACCCTGGACCTGAATGGGCGGGTGCTCCGCGCCGAGGAGCGCGCGGGCACCTTGGAGGCGGCTGTGGACGCAGCAGTGGACACCATAGACCGTCGGGTATCAGCCCACCGCGCCTTCGTGCATCGGGGTGAGGTGGGGGGCAAGGCGGGGCGGGGTCCTGAGGCGGTGCCGCCCCCTGCTCCGCCCCCGCCCAGCATTGCCCAACCCCTGCCCTTGGATCTGCCCACGGGCAAACGCCTGGTGCGCATTAAGCGCTTCCCCATGAAGCCCATGTCGGTGGAGGAGGCGGCCCTGCAGATGGAGGCTCTGGGGCACCAGTTCTTCCTCTTCCAAAATCTGGACACCGGCCGTTGGTCGGTGCTTTACCGGCGCGAGAACGGCGACTATGGTCTGATTGAGGCGGAGCCAGCCTAG